The genomic window tacCAGTTTCTGCACTTTATCTTCCCCCAGTGATTCATACAAATCAGTGCAATACACATACAGAATCAGGAGGCTCAAAAGAAAAGCACTGCAGCTTATGAATTCAAAGAAGTAAAGTCCACTACAGTTGGCGCATTCTTCCACGAGTTCTTCACAAACAACAGCCACTAAAGAGAAAATCTGCAAACAAATAACATGCTTGAGTTGGATCAAGTCTCTAACATCTTCAACAAACACACATCGCTGATACCAAGATTAATAAAGCTAGCTGTGACAAAAACTCTCAATCTACAAAGAGTTTGGTGAAGTTCCACACTATTTTCTTACAGACAGAAATAATTATACAATGACATGGTTTACACTTGGTTGTTAAAGGTGGTCCATAAAGTACACTCAGGTAAGCTGAGCACACAGCCAAACAGGGGCTTCTTGATTAGACAGACAAGATTCCTGTTTTGTGCAACTGCCAGTTTGAAGGAGATGAGGCAGCATGGAGAACACACATCCTGTAAAATGCTGCTGCTTAGGACATACAGCTGCACTCAGTTCTGAATGTATTTGGGTTCAGGGCAGTGGGGGAAACTGGACAGCCCTGACACACTCAGCTACCTCCCTAAAAGTTCACAGCAGATGTTACCTCACTTGATAAAACTTCAGAGGAAGTCCACGAACCCAACACTCACATGTTTGTGACCCAGTAATGACAGAAGCTCAACTGCTCTTGTAGGAACTGAAACCTTACACTCTGTTCAAGTGTGCTGGACAATGTTTAATCTATGCAGAGCTCTATCTTCACCTTCCTGCCCACAGTGTGTTTTGAGAAAAGAACATGCCTTACTTCCTATACGGTCACCATATCCCTGCTGCTGGATTTTCTACTGTTTTATCATACAAGAAAGACTATTGCTTTATTTAACCATTCGCTTATTTTGGTCACTTCTTGCTAGTTCCTTCATCCCATAAATAGCATCATTTCCTTCATCCCATAAACTTGGCATAGCTTTACAGATCTTCATATAAGGAGTTcaccaaattaaaatgaaacCCCAAACAGGAATCAGACTGGGTCATAAAACTGAGACTGATATGAGAATgacatgtatttttaataagaGTATGTGGGCAATAAAGAAGTTGACAgttctttgttaaaaaaaaataaaaacctaaaTTTAAGATTCAGaatttttcttggaaaataaACATCAGTTTTGGTTTCAGTTTTCTCACAGtaaaaacaagaacaacaaTTTAGCAGTAGGGAGTGTAAATTCCCCTTACTAAGAGAGGTTCAGAAGAGCACTTTGGAGAACCATGTTTTGGAAATGCAACAATATAAAGTAAACAGGAgctcagaaagagaaagaatggGAGCTGGGAAACATCAATAGGGGAAACTATCAGGCCTCCTCATGCTTCCTTTCTCTCCCACACTGGTTGACAACACAAACTTCTCAGCAGCCCTTGCACCTAAGCCAGTGAACTACAATGTCCAGGAATGTTTTAAACTCTGACTTTCCAGTTTttatggtttgggttttttgtttggttttttttgttggtttgttttttttttttcatttcaaaacatGGGCTTATAACTGCATCCATTGACTTTCAATTTCACATTTTTCACAAGGTCAGCTATGAGATAGCACTGTACATGAAAACTTATCTCTTTTATAAGCACTGGAAACAGAAAGTCATCACTTTCACTTGGgctgaaacaaagcagaaagaaaataaacctgtCCTTAAAAGAAAGTATGTGTCCAGATAACCATAATATGATCTAAATAGCTGAAAAAAGCTTCTCTACTGAGTGTACAAGTTGAAAAAAGTCCCACTCAAAGAGCAGTTATAAAGGGTTCAGTGTCAAATAACTGAGATTTACCAAGTACAATCCTGTGTGGGACTTGTCCAAGTCgatattcaatttttttattaataagcTGAGTAATAAAATAGAGTAcatcaatttaaaaaaagttgGCTTGAAGAACTTTGAGTAAGTGCTTTGATTAAGTTAATGTATCAGCAGGACACTTATAAGATGCCAGAATCTGCTTGGATTTCTTAACTTGCTCTTTGATAtcactttcaggaaaaaaaaggtattcCTCTGTTGTCCTCCTGccaccaaaaattaaaaattttcaaCACCAAAAGCACTGTTGAAGAAGCActtgttttgcatttttaaaattttgttattAGTCATGTCTGTATATACACCAGAAATTAAACATCTTCATCTGTCTCTTACCAGCAAAAAATTATTCATTGACACTGACATTACTGTTGGAAGTTTCTAAACAAATGTCAGTTTCATAAAGATTTAACAAGTGAATTGCTACAAAAGAATTTAACAAATGAACTGCTACGAAAATAGAGCAGATCAATGAACTTGCCAGCAATCCTGTGAAGATGCTTGGCATCTGGGAGGTACTGAGATTCTCTGTACAAAATCTTCTTCAGGTAGATATTAATTCTCTATTAAGTTTGCACAGTTCAGGCTACTACAGAACATTAACAGCTCAAAAAGGAGCTGATTTTTAAGCCTGAATTACAATTTTCCTTTCCAGCCAGGCCATTTTGACTCAAGTTAAACAATAATTGATGACAATTTGTCCTGCTTTAGGTAAGAATTAGTTTCTACCTCAATCTTGGCACAATACACATTGTGCCATTTACCTTTGTGCTGAATTTGAACCAGTCATGGACTAACGAAAACATTCCACctatttaaacaaacaaacaaaaaaccaaaaaaaaaaccaaaaaaccccacacaaacaaaacaacaacatcCTAGAAACCTGTGCAATAACATGACTCCCAGCATCCTTTGGGCACTCATATTTGTGACTTTTAGCAGCGACATTTTCCTTGTTTCATTTGCTCAAAAGAACTGGCTAAGGTTACAGAGCATGCCATTATTCATCTGAAGAAAAGTGTTTCTTAGGTCTAGAAGCCAGTTTTCTGCAGGTGATTTCAGAGTGTTTTATAAAACCCTTGATCACCTCTACAGTGAACAGAGCCCACTTTCTGATTGCAACACCCTGTTTAGCAGTCCACCCCAGCAATTATCAGGGCATAATCCCAGTAACAATCACTGTTGTAACACAAAGCCAGAAGGTAATGACCATCACTGACATTTCCAAAATCAACTCTTTCCCGGAACAGGAACCTTTTACTGCAAAGACAGAGGCTTCCAACTTCAGGACTTTCCAGGGCTTGTTTAAAGTGTTTTGACCCAGACCTCCAGATCTCTGCATTTTGATAAAGGTTacaaaaaaggagggaaaaatgtTGGAAATTAGGAGGGTGGACAACTAtaactccattttttttctctcactgACTAATGGGTTCAGGCCACAAACTGTTGCTTATTTAAGAACATGTTAAGCAGCTATCCATCGTGTCTAGGATAAtgataaattttctttttttctacttagaaagcatttaaataattaaacagTTTAAGGCTTTGGTACATCAGTAGATTTGCCTATATAAtcacttattttattttagtcaATGAACCTATTTATATAAACATTCCACTTGTTAGGGAACAGAACCCAGCAGATCTTGCTTTAACAATCTCCAGTAGATTAATTAAAAGTTTATGTTccattatatttatttaaagcaTTCTTGGGtgtgatttttgttttaaacactcttagaaaactttatttttggCAGTGTTACCACTTTACAAACACTAAAGAATATTACATTTCTGGTTGAGGGTTTTGACTGTGTGTGAGATGAAGCTTAAAACCCAAACGTCCTGTTTTCTGCAATGATGAAGTAACGAGAAAGGGTTGGAAATCACCTACAATTCCTGTAAGCATGACACATCTGACTAAAAAGCCACTGTGTTGGCTGCAAAATGTAGGCTGACACACATTTGCAGTCAGCTGCCCTTTACCACCAAGGGTTTCCCTCATTCCCTGCTAGTACATAAGAGTGATGCTCCCCATATCCTTACCAGCACTCACACTGGTACATTTTGGAAGAGCTCATCACCAAACACTGAACAGGACCttgcagcaggagcccagctgcTTGATTCAGGAGCAACAATATGTATCAAAGGCAGAAAATAAGCCTTTTATTTCCTggtgagcccagggctgcctgaCATGAAGTGATGCGTCATGCAATAGGCCACCATGATTACGGGTTTCTGGTGCAATTTTTTACCACAAATCACGGGAGAAATAGGCTCCTTAATTTTATCACAGACAGCCCAGACTGACAGGCTTAGAATGGGCTACAGGAGCAGCAAGAGAGGAAGGTCTGGAGCTCATGACCCAGCAATGCCCTTCCCAGTTCTACTGCCCTATGGTGAAGTTCAACCAAAGGCTTCTTCCTCCTGTTTTCGTACAATGCGGCCCTCAGAAGAAGCCGCTACATTTCCTGCGAAGCTTCCCTCTGATTTTAGCCAGGGCGGGCGGTGTTTAAGGACCACGGCGGCTGCAGCACCGAGCCTCGGGCGCACGACGCGGGCACCATCCAGTGTCGGCACCTACTCCTGCAGCTCGGACACGAGGAAGAAACACTCCCACCACTTCCCCACCATAAACCACTTTGAACCAGCATTATAAGGCACCATGCCAGCTTTCCACCTGAGTTACAGGTCTGCACAATTTTAGTGACTCCATGCCCATGCCACGTCCTAAGTCAGGACACCTTCCCGGCGGAGCCTTTTCCGACAGGCAGAATCCATTCTCTCGAAGCCTGTGTGCGGCCATCTCCTCAGCCTGCCCTGGTTCACCGAGGAGTTTAATTTTTAAGCGGTAGGGGACCGTCCTAAAGGCGAAGGTCACCACAACACGCTCGTTTCCATCCCAGACTGGGGtacccccgccccgccgggctcAGCCCCGGCAGCCTGTGAGTCTCTCCCCGGCCCGGGGGAGATCCTGCCAGGGGTGCTCCCTCCACGCCAGGCCCGGCACGTCCCGCACGGCGAGGGGAGGAGGCACTCACCGTCTGGAACACCTTGACTGCCAGCCGCCATCCCCGCAGGTGCCGCAGGGTGCAGCCCAaggggaggcggcggggcctCTTCACCTCGGGTTCCGTGGTCTGGTTGTAGACGGGGGAGCCGTCCATGGCCGGGCCGGGGCGCCGGCTCCCAGCTGGAAAAAACCGAAAGCAAAAGAGAGGCCGGCAGGGCGTCTTCGCCTCCGGTTGCGTGGTCTGCTTGAAGGCGGAGCTGTACTCCCCGGCGGTGCCGGGCCACCGGCTCCCAGGTGGAAAACAGCTCAAGAAAAAGCTGGGGAGGTAGCGGGACGCCGTTGGTTGTGTGGTCTGCTTGTAGGCGGAGCTGTGCTCCCTCGCTGGGCCGGGCCGCCGGCTGCCGGCTGCAAAACACCTCAAGAAAACGGGCGGCAGGCGGCGGGACGCCTCCGATTGCGTGGTCTGGTTGTAGGCGGCCCGCTTCTCCatggccgggccgggccgccggCTACCATCTGGGAAAAACCGCAACAAAGGGGGCGGCAGGCCCCTTTGGgatgggaacgggaacgggaagGGCGAGAGGCCCCGGGGAGCCCGGGGGCCCCGGGGGGCGGCGGTTGCACCGACGGTTGGTCCCGGCGGGACAAAGGCGCTGCCGgcggcgccccctggcggccgcGGGCGGGAGCGTGAGGGACGGCCCGGACCGCGGGGCCGCCTCAGGCCCAGTCCGGGCTTAGTTCGCCAACAGGAGTTTGGTAAGTAAAGTTTACACGAGTATTCACTTGTGACACGAGATTACGGTATCAAAAGAGAGGGGTTAAGACAAAGCTTTGCCTGGTTACATTCACATAATCAGTTAGATTGGAAAAaccctctgagatcatcaactCCGAACACCAGCACTGTGTCAACCACACCATGGCAGTGAGTGCGATGTGTTTAAGTCTTGCCTTAAACACCTCCAcagacagtgactctgccacctccttgggcagcccattccagtgtcttacactctttctgggaagaaattcctcctaatgtccaaccttAACCTACCCTGGGTGCTGCTTGAGGCTATGTCCTCTAGTCCTGTCATGAGTTGTTTGAGAGAAGATCCTGATCTCCATCTttctacaacctcctttcaggcagttctAGATATCAGTAAGGCCACCCCTGAAcctccctttctccaggctaaacaatcccagctccctcagctgctcctcacaggaatcatgctccagacccttcaccagctcagctgcccttctctggactcactccagcacctcaatgtcctccCTGAATTGagaggcccagaactggacagggcactcgaggtgtggcctcaccagttcTGAGTACAGGAGAAGAATCATTGTCTTTGAAGACATTCCTTGTTGTGAATGAGAAAATACTCATATCACCAACCCTCTTCTAATATATTCCCATACCTTAGCCCAGGTCAGCTTTTAAAAGTAACTATAAAAGTTTTTGTGGCCTACAGTAGATTGAACCTTCTATACGTAAGCAAAGGTGTGTTATGTTTGCTTCTATATTATTGATGTATTACCCACAGAGCTATTAGGGTCCTTTGTAGTCAAGTTCAATTTACTTGTTTAAAttcaaagaaatggaaaattgcTACAGGTTGAAAAAGAGGAGATTTGCTTGCTTAACATTAGCTGTATAGGAGCAGATTGCCTGCTTAGGGAACAGGTCAGGCTGTTCAGATACTGCTTCTGTTTGGGAGCCACACAGTGCAGTGGGAATGTGCTACAGAGCCCCATGAGGCTGGGGCTACTTTTAGCTCTGGCAGGACACCCCCTTAACTGGGCAGATGCAGAAGTATGGGCCAGACCAAAGCAGCTGGGCCGTGCTCCCTGCTGAGTGTGTACCAGCAGGCTGTGTGCTTCTCCCAGTAAGAAAACACAATCCAGGGGAATACAGTGTCCCTAGACAGGATCATACAGACCTGCCACTGTCACAAACAATGTTTGGCTGCAGGAATTGGCTTGGGAGGCAAATGAGCAGGGCAAGTCCTGTGATTCCCAAGGCGTGGGCGTTTCCACTAAAACAAATGAGGTATCATCATGGGTGTGCCCCAGCTTCTGCCTGGGATTGGGGTGAGTCTAACATGGCTCTGTTGGCAGCATCCCAGACTACAGGACTGAGCAGGTAGGTGCAGTCAGGAACATTTGCTGTTCCTGCTTATAAATTCCCAGTGCCTTCACTACCTCTTTTCACACTAGTACGTTATAAATTAGATTACGTTACAGAAGCTGGCATCTCTCTTCTGAAGGAAATTTCTTTCTtgtcttcattttttctttcctaatatTTCACAACTGGCTGAATAACTCAAAGCCACAAAGCATATGTCTAGGCTGTACTGTGGTCTGACAGAGACAGGACTTAACCAAGATAGAAGCAGCTGTCAGGTCTTTTAAGATGTTCAGTAGCATCTAAGGCTATTTTGTAGCCCTTCCCTTGTGCATCTTTAAAATGGCTTCATGCAGCATTGCAAGATTATGAATACAGATGTTAGTACTGAAGAAAACTGTCCTGAGGACAGACTGCTTTTCAGGGAGccacagaaacacaaaacaagaGTACAAAAGATAAAATAGATGGCAACCTCTTTCCAGTTTCTACTGTCTTTAAGTTGGTTTTCCTGTTCAGGCCCTGTCCAGGAAATACATATCAATGATGCATGAATGATAAAGGTTAGCTTGCCATTTAAAGCCTAACTTATTGAGgccaatttatttattttttaataagagGTTAAGGAAAAGTGAAACTCCAGCAAAGCTAGGGAACTGTAAGGTCATGTGACAGAGAAGGAATGAAAACTGGACAACAGCATAGCAGTTGATatcttgaaaatatttataacaTTACATTATGCTGCTCTTCACAGAGGTACAGCAGGTGTTCTTCACCCTTTTTTTCACTCTAACATTCCAGtatagtttttttcctttaaagagGGAATTGAAACAACAGTTACTGTAACAATAAGCTTTAATGCAAATAACAGTAACTGGCTGACTGTGATGTGATGGAAATTCCATTCCAGGTATACAGCTATTAATTTCCTTTTGGTTATGTGCTACACCTGGCAGTTTTacagaaaaagaagtcattCTTACCCTGCCACAGCCTCTGCTGgactggcaggagcagagctaaAGGCAGGACATGGTGGCAGAGAAGCAACCCCACGGATAGATGCTGAGCTGTGGTAACATCTCCAGTCAGCCAGGCACAGAGAGAGACATCAGTGGAAGCAGATTAGTGATGAGTGACCTGGTTTTCTCCCTCATTACATCTCCTCCAAGACACCCTCCAGAGTGACCAAAAATCAATGCCAATGGAGAAAGCCCCCTCACCAGAGGAGATGGCAGTGTACACAGTATAGCTGTATGACAGTTGCCACTTTGTGCCCCCATGttgaaataatttccaaaaCTGTGACTGGAGTTCCTTGAAACAGTTGAGTAAATGCCAGCTGCTGCAATAAGGGGGCTCCAGGCCACAGCTGCATTGCTGTTTTCATCAAGTGAGCCCCTCTTTGGCaaggctctgtgtgctgtgttaCAATGAAACACTACAGCCTGAGTCCCTCACACTCAGCACTGGCCTCACGAGTTCATGTTCTCCTTTCCTCACTTTCATAATTGcaatgggtttttttgcttttcttgccagaaggcaaggaagaaggaagtagaaaaatgggaaagcagCTTGGAAGCACAAACCACTGAAAGAGACAGACTTAGTTTCTTTGGAAGAgtgatgaggaagaggaggaagtgTGTGTTACTGCACAATTCAGGGAGCTCCACTGAAGACAGCCTTTCTGAGGCACATCTCCCTCCTTCATTTTTATGTCACATGGACATCTCAACATATTCTGTTCAAGACTATCCCCATGTATTACATGAAGTAAATACAGGATGATTAGCTAGCAAATGGAATATTCCAAGTACTGCAACAATGAGCTCAGAGAAGACTTCAATGTGTTGCATCTGCTGAACTTTCTTTAGTGCTTGAGGCTCTATTTTTGTGCTCAGTATTGCAATTGAACTTCACAAACCATGACACCACACTAAACAGGCTTGAATGTGTGATTTTTTAACAGCTGAAGAATTAGCATTTTTAACAGCTATAACTAAGTATCCCTTATGGCACCAGAGATGAAATAAATCCCCACACTTTCCAAATGCAAGCTTAGGCTAACTCTTCTCAGTGGTTTTCTGCATGCATCTGCATGGCACAGAGAAGCATTAAGCCATGAGGTATTTGATAGGCAACAGTTCTGCTGCTGCAAGTGTCCCACTGCAAACTGTTTGCTCCCCAAGGAGAGACTGCAGCCCAACAGGCAGCAATTCTTGCATTTCAGAAGTATCACTAGAAATTTAAGGTTACTATAGTAGCTAGTCCATAAAACCTAAAAGCCATGTGCACGTTCCAGAGATTGtaattttcagctgaaaaatatgATCTAAAAATATGAAACAAAGTGGACATTTACTCAAAAATTTCAAGCTTAAAATTTGCAGAACAGCTTTATTAGAATCAGTATACTCAAAAGAACTGATGTGGGAACAGGttagagaaggaggaagagaagattTACAAAATTCCCCTGAAATCTTTTCGTTTCAGTCCAATCAGCAACTTGTCTACATTCAACTAGCCCTGAAAGTCTAAAGGAATTTAGTTGATTTACATTGTAGCATTTTTTCAGTGTTCATACTGaatagaattttaaaagcattgtTATTAAAATTGTGTCCTGTAGTTCTTGTATCACCTCTTTGCTTTCTGCATCTTATGTGTTAGTCTGAAACTTTGTACCCAACAGCACTAAAGGCACAGAAGAGTGATTGAGAGCAAAATTATTGTAATTTGTAATGTTactctttcaaaaattggggtAATCCCAAACCTAACCCCTCCCGAGCCTAGAGCAAGAAAGTATTCTTGCCAAACTAGCTTCACTGTTTTCAccctatttatttattttggtgCTTCACTTGATGGTGAAAGGAGAACAGGGAGCAGGGTTTACTGGCACTACCTTTTGTGAAAAGGGCTCCTTGTCACAGAGACTGTGTTTTGCATGATAGCTGTGGTAAATCCCACCTTAATTGTCTACTCTCACCAAAGCAGGAGTTGGGGGAACTGCATCTCAAGAGGAAAAAGCAACCAGCCCAGGAGCCTTAGTCTCATCAGAGGGAAACAAGAAGCCAAAGACATCAGGTTACACAGAAATATTCTCAggtattttccttttgtggTAAATTTTCCCCCCAGACAGCATGAGCAGGCTGCAGATAGGAAGTGACAGTAGCATTAAGAAAATTTGAAGGAGGTAAGCAGGCTACTTTAGTCTTTTACAATGAAGAGGCATGGTAGGGGACAGTCTTTGTGTAAACAAGCATTTGTaaataagaatttaaaaatcaaaacaaccaaaaacctcCAAAGCTATAGGGGCTTAGGGAAAAACACATTTAGAAGCTTCAAATACACAGAAGTGACATCTATTTCAAGAAGTGAAATTATAATGAgtcatttgtaaggttttcccctgtcccagcctccCCAAATAAGGGCATCTGGTGTGATGCATTATATGGCCAATTTCCCAGCTTCATAAagggttttgtgttttgttagATGCTCAAAGTAACTAACCTAGAGACTGCAGTTGTCTTTCAAAAATATGGACAGTATCCACTAGTTTAAAATGTTGCCCTTAAAATCCAGTTCCACCCTAATGATACATACCACTGCAGTTGTGTGAGAATGGGTCCTGCTTTCATCATCAGAGGATCCTTTCTCTCAAGCACGCTCCAAATTCAGTTTCAAGTTTACATACTGAACCTAGACAACTGTTCTGATACTGATGGACGCCGTGCATCCATCATTAGAagcctaatttttttcttccaaacaaTTTACTCTATTCAGCTGTTCATCAGCAGGTCATGCATTTCCCCATGTGTCCCCCCCAACCTTTACTGAACTGTTGACATAAGCAAAATTTTCAGGGCTGCAGTTAAAGACAGCTAAGAACATTCACTGAAACTTCTCAGTCCACAATTCAATCTTCTATTTTAACAAGTGTGCCTAACTTGAGGCAGTTAAGCACACAACAAGATAAATGTTGCTCTTAAATAAATTTAGGTATTTTGAAAATATGGAGGTAACTCAGGTCAAGAGAGGTGATCCTGCCCTCTACTCAGCCCTAGGGAGGTcacacctgcagtgctgtgtccagttttgggctcctcaggacaagagagatGGAGCTCCTGGATCAGGTCCCATGGAGGAGAACAAAGATGATTAAGGGAAGGGAGCATCTCTCTcacaaggaaaggctgagggagctgggcctgttcagcctccagaagagatgactgagaggggacctcatcaaTGTCTGCCAGTATCTAAAGGGGAGTGCcaatggagccaggctcttcttggTGGTGCCCAGCAATAGGGCAAGAGGCAACAGCCAGAGAGTGATGCACAGAAGCTCTGCTGGAATGTGAGGAAGAACAGctttactgtgcaggtgactatgcactggaacaggttgccctgAGACACTATGGAGTCttcctcactggagatattcaagaactgCCTGGACATGATCCTGTGCCatgagctctgggatggccctgcttgagcagggaggttggaccaggtgaccccactgtggtcccttccaacctgacccaaTTCACCAGAACCACTACAGAATGCAGGAACTGGGGAAGAAGAGTACCACCATATTCAAAATAGAGAGATTTCTAACAAACCAGAGAAATTAagactgatttaaaaaaaaacaaaaaaaaacctagaaAACCTGAACTCATTAAAATGTCTTGGCAATCATTTGATCAGGATATATCTTTTACATTTCCTAGTCTGAGGCTGTAAGCAGAAAGTAAccgcaaatttcacagaggaaaAAGTGATGTCCAACATTTGTGTACTGAAAGCTTAAGTCAAGTCCTACCCTTGGTCAACTACTACTTAGACAACacactgcagccagcagcaggatccTTAGTCTAATGTGTGTTCTGAAAACACTGCAACACAAACCACCCAAGTCAGATAATCTAGTTCCTAGTTTGTTCCTAGGAACAAACACTGCAGATTCATCCCCTTCCTTACAGAAACAATGTTTTAAGGAAGTTTAAATACCTGCCACTGATGTTATTAACTGAGAggtgaaaatataaaagcatgTTTTAAGATGTTTTACACCACATCCTTAGATGTAACTAAATGAACAAGAACACCATGGCTTCAATGAAAGTTATTTAAATTTGAATGCAGAGAATACTTTATTAACTGATTACAGTTT from Agelaius phoeniceus isolate bAgePho1 chromosome 1, bAgePho1.hap1, whole genome shotgun sequence includes these protein-coding regions:
- the CMTM6 gene encoding CKLF-like MARVEL transmembrane domain-containing protein 6, which gives rise to MEKRAAYNQTTQSEASRRLPPVFLRCFAAGSRRPGPAREHSSAYKQTTQPTASRYLPSFFLSCFPPGSRWPGTAGEYSSAFKQTTQPEAKTPCRPLFCFRFFPAGSRRPGPAMDGSPVYNQTTEPEVKRPRRLPLGCTLRHLRGWRLAVKVFQTIFSLVAVVCEELVEECANCSGLYFFEFISCSAFLLSLLILYVYCTDLYESLGEDKVQKLNFWAVPVISACFLSASILFSATCNEPEEFAACVFGFFATAAFAAEFVIELCLRRKQKQNTDGRPEKPGNALSATENQPLNKQR